The genome window ATGACTGGCCTTGGCGACGGCATACTGCTGGAACGTACCATCGACGGTGTAGCCGGATAGCGAAGCGTGAGGACAGAGGGGTTCGTCGGCCTGCTTGCAGAACTCACAAGCCAAGCAGGATCCGTTCAACCATTTGATACCAGCGTGGTCTCCAACTTCAAACTCATTGACGAGTTCACCCGTGGCGACGACCACGCCAGCTCCTTCATGTCCGCCCACGAGAGGAAGCTTCAAATCGAGGGGCCAGTCACCCTTCATGGCGTGCAAGTCGGTGTGGCAAACTCCGGTATACCGGATCTTGACCAAAATCTCGTCCGGGCCAGGCTTTGCAACGGGGATCTCCTTGTAAACAAGGGGTCCACCTTTCTTCTCGACCACTTGGGCCCATTGCTTCTCCGGGATAGTCATGTTTGGCAGACCGGGCAATCGGTTGAGATAAGTAGATGAGGAAGATACGATGTGATGTGAAGTTGATGAAAGCAATTGATGTTTATGTGAGCCGAATAATCAGGGTCTCCCAGGTCAAGGGGCGAGAAACCTTCGTGGCTTTATGTAGTTGCGTCCTGGTGGTGTTGCCGGGTATGACGGACAGGTGGGGTGATGTCCGCCCATCGCCGGAAGTGAATTGGGGATCGAGTGACGTCGAACCAGGAGGATCCAGTGGCAGGACAGGGATTCATGCCAGGAGACATTGACaaggaagtagtagtcacCGAGCCTAGAGCTGGCCCTTGGTCTTTCGGCCGGGCGGCCATCCTCGGGCTTACAGCATGCCCAATTCAGTAAGAGACGATATTCACAGAACAGCCCAGTAAAGATGTATGCCCCAAGCCACTATTGGAAAATATCCCGCATCAATGTCTCACTGGGTTTAAGTGGTTGAGTATCCCGATCCATGGCTTGTCGGGATGGCGGGACATGGCAGACGGGATAGACGTCATGGAAACTCAAGCTCTCTCCGCAGTTTTCCATTCGCGGGAAATGCGTGGGGGGAAATGAACATCCTGAAACCCCAGATGTATACGAGGAACGCTGGCTATAAAGACCCTCTATTATCAGATCCCCGCTATTAGAACCGCATTAAGTCGGCCCAGCCCCAGCTTGCAGCATCTGGTTCGTGTTGGCAAAGAGGGGTTGATTATTCCGATGGAAGGTTGAGAGCGAGAGAGGCGCGGATGACGCGGACGAACGGCTTCCTTCTCGGGATTTCCCCAGTCTATAGCACTCAATTCTATCAAAAACTGCAGCAATAAAGGCAGGTAGCAGAAGCATGTTTGCGGATAGATCTTCTGCCACGGCAGATTTCACGGCGCATGGTTGGACGGGCGATCCGAGAGCGTTAGGCCGATCATTCTTATCGCTCTGCCTTGGGCCTCGCCCAGGATCGTTGCATCCCTTTGTCTCACCCCAAATTCAAGAATGTTCCTTAGTGCCTTACCTTGGGGTTAATTCCTATACCTCAAACTCTTCGTGCTCTGCCGAATCCTGTCCCTGGTTGGTTTCTCCACATATGAACTTCGCATTGCTGCGGCTAGATTGCATGAGATTCGCGGGTCTCAGCCGGTATCGCGACTTCCCGGTGGTTCAATGGCATCCCCAGTGAGTGGTGGTCAGACATGATAAGAACCCAATATCATGATCAGTGGCAGTATCAGCAGAGAACATCAGAGAACTGAATCTGCGGAAGCTTCCAGGCAAAAGGGCAGATGGAAGGTTGAAAAAGCCCAGTTTGTGGATGGTCTGATCGAGTACCTCCGGGGCACCCACCTGACCACGAGCCCATCTTAACCCTTTTCGGAGGTGTTCTTAGCAATGGGTCTGGTCATGCTGTTTAACTATTACAAAGAGATCTATAGAGTCTGTTCAATGTTTATCATAGAGCAAACAACCCGATCAGCCGATCCAACATGAATGGGATGCAAGGACGCTAGGTTGTAAGGTCAGGATTGATGCTTGGACTAGCACCTCAGTCGCTACTGAGTAATAGACTGCGAATTAAGAGAAATTAGGTgacttctcttttctctagTCTTGAACATGCTTTACTTGCAGCTTGGGTAGAAGAGCTTGTTGCAACGGGGCCATTATGTACACCCGTTGCAGTGCCGGCTGAGCCTTGATCATTGGCATGGGCATGAGTCGTGCAACTGTTAACAAATACCTCTTATAGGGAGGCTAGAAGCTTTGATTCAGGGATCTATAAGTAGTACAGAGGACTAGTCTTGTAAGGTTCATAGGATATGAAACCAATGCCAGGCGAATATTTAGCTACAAAGTCACACCCATGGCCCTTCTACATAAGTAGTTTTGGTACCATATAGACATCTCTTGGCGGAGAGACGAGTCAACTCCCCTTTACAATTGAGCACCTATTTAACTGATTATTGGTGCAACTCCAGTTCGGACAAGCGTTGCGTTAGTATGTAACCATCAGCCGCAGTCCAACCCGAGAACGTCTACTCTGGGGTTGTCATTGGATATCATTGTGCGTGGCACTAGACTTTGGTGGCGGTAGCTCCGGCAAGATACATGGGGGTAGCTCCTCATCACCCCCGGGATAAGGTAATTGCCACGCTCCATGTTCAACCGCCCATTTGAAGCTATCGGCATTCTAGAGAAATTAGAAACACGGACGTAAGAGAGATAGCTATTGAACTTCAATTCTGACAGGAATGCTGAGATGGTCAAGATTTGCGGTCTCCAAGCGTGCTTGTTAGTAATTGATGATGTAGTCTTGAACCGAAGTCGCGAGATGCCGGGAACACAATATGGATTGGGTCCTGGACATTGCAAGACGCCGGCGTAGTTACTCGACTTATCTACGGCTGTAGGGTCTACCTAGTCCATGTACGCCGGACAATGTAAGCCGATGCAGGCGCTTCAAATCGTGTCAAAATCCCCTGGAGGGGCAGTAGCACACGCGACCATCACCGCCCCTCATGATCAGGTGTACGATGAAGTGTCCTGTTTTGGGAGATTTTGGAGAgcgtgatggatgatgggagaaCCAGGGGACAGAGTTGGTGGTAATCTCCATAAAAACCCGAGGAGTCCGTCAGTCACAGTCAGTCGCTCTCTCCGTTCCCGATCGAAAGGCGATGATGTCTGGAGACGGTCATTACCTGTATCGAACTAATCAGTTCGGTCATGGAACGGAGCCTCCCCGGTCCAGATGCAGGAGCGATCGATGGAGATAGAGGTAGTgttatacttttttttctgagaAATAAATTGATGAAGAAAAGTATGAAATAGCCGTTGTGTAGATGATTGTCTGCCTTGAATAAACTAACATCAAATTCGGGCAAATTCCATGTACAAGACAGGAGAAGGCTAGGAGAAGGCTGGAAGAAGGCATCCAGCTGCTGCGAACTCCAGCTGTGGTGATCTGGGCAACGGCTAGTGGTCAGTAACACTTAGTAACGGTAATACCAATACATACAGACAGGTGCGGGATTGGATGGggaaagcagaaagaaaCGAAAGAAGGAACGAGACAAGATGAGGGAAAATGAGGGAGAAAGTTGGCCcaaaggggggaaaagggaagcagcagcgcaaaaaaaatcaaaaatacTGGaaccatcgccatcatcctcttcatcatccatccatccatcccaatcccaatccctaGTGAGATTAATCTTCATCTCGAActtccatctttctcatcatcatctatgTAATctgccatctcctccccggAGCACGACCccattcaccaccaccacgtctagctaaggaaggaaaggtatCTCAAACTGAGGTACGatacactacactacactacactacaacACCAGacctgaactgaactgagatcatcatcctccactcttctttccccttacCTGCtgctcacctcctccatctttcaCATttacatccacatccacatccacctcacACCCTCCCCCATTTCAATCTcgatcccaatcccaattctCCATCAATTCATCTTGAGAGTCCCCGTTGCGAACATTACTGGGGTTTCTCAAGTAGTGTTCTCAGCCGGCCCAGGACCATTCCCCGATCGGGTAGCCCATTCACGGCTTGGCTGGGCCTGTGTTTCTTGTCGCATCCTGTCCGGAACGGTTGACCCGTGGAGGGTTTGTTGGCTCGCTCACCACAAGCACTTTGGAGCCCTCCGAAGATTCCTGTCAATCCGGTGAGGCGATCCTCCCTTttccacctcatccttccctgtctttttcttccatcttccccccatcatctcctgccTTCatatcatcgccatccttCCTCCCAATAACCTCcagccttccttctccacttCTCCCCATTTAGGCCTCTCAGAATTAATTCCTTCCGCAGATAGCTGGGACCAGCTGCGGCAACCAACCCGACGCGTGATCGCCCCCCCAATCGAGATCTTCCTGAGATAAATCCTCTCGAAACCCCCTTCGCGCATGGCCTGCCCTCGTTCTTCATAACGGTCCTTGTTCGCCCCGAACACgttttctccccttcctcctccaaccaccccccatcgCCTTCGCGGTCCCTGTTGCTGGCACCATCTTCTAACACTCGCCGCCGCGTTCCCCGGCACACGCGGCCACCATGACGGGGGCTCCGCCTTATAATCCTCAATCTCCCACGCAGCAGTCTCGCTATCCGGTTTATTCCCCCCCGACTAAAAGCCGCCCTTACTACGCCAACAATGAGCAATACcagcaacatccaccccaGACGCCTCCTGCCTTCTCGTCCAGGAGCCCTCACTTTTCCCATGCGCCTTCCCCGTTGCCAGGCACTCTGCCGCCATTGAACGGCGCCGCGCCGCCGTCATCTCATCCCTCGGAACCGCCGTCGCAATACCAGGCACATTCTTCGGCTGGAAACCCACAGTTTGCTCTTCCGCGGCCCTATCCTGGCTCCGTCTTGTCAGGCAACGGCGCATCTCCCTACGGTCACTCAACACCGTCCTACGCCCATCCCGCTGGTCGGCCCGATAGTCATCCCCAAACCTCACCCAAGAAGGAGACAGATTCCCAGTTTTCCATGGGCACTCACGGTGTTATGGGTTATCCATCCTCCTCTGTGGTGCGCGAGCCACGAGCGTCTTCACCCCCCAAGGACGTGGTATGTTTTATCCCCTTGTTAGTCATGGCCACATTTCCCTACACATTGACTGACGCTGTGATGCTCTGCTACGTCTAGAAACCGACGAGGGCAGCAGATCCCATGTCTTTTGCCAGCATTCTCTCCGGACCGACTGAGGAGCGCGCTCCTCCCCCGAGACAATCTTCTGCCGAGGCTACCCCAACTCCCCTAGCGcccgcagcaacagcccAACCCAGTCTCAGTCCTCCGCCCGTAGCTTCGGCTGCTCCTTCACAAAAGTCCAAAGACCGGGCACCGCCTCTCACCGCCTCTCTACCGagactggagaagaagcccaccACGGAGAAACGCCGTCGCAATCCACCGGAATCTGAGCAAAAGACAGCCGACTCACGGGCCTCCAACGTGGCCAACGGCGTCTCTGAGTCTTCAAAAACGCTCGCTCAGCCTCGTGGTGCCGGTTCTCGGCCAGTGATGTCTGAACGGGAGACAGAAGCCCTCAACAAGGCGTTGGCTGATATGGCCGAAGCGGACAAGAGCGATGTGGAAGCCCCTGGTTACGACCGGTTCCGGGAGGAATATCGcgccaagggcaagaaaCGTGCCTTTGCTACTGAACAGGCCGAGATCCTGAGACGCAAGGTAACGCAATGACTTCTATCATATGGAAAATCTTCTGAATTTATACTGACACGGCTTCTAGCGCCGCCGAAATGACTTCCTTGtcaagctcagcaagtcCCTCGAGAAACAAGCGACTGCCGGCATGGACCGATTCCGATATGCAAACGAGGCATCCGTCGTTGCTGAAGTCCAGGCGAAAGAAATTCAGGATGAAAAGGAGCGCAAGAAGGACATGCAACGCAAGCGGCGTCGTGAGAACACGGTGCGCATGGAgatgcaaaagaagaaggaagcagaggccAAGGCGCACGAAGCTCAGGACTCTGCggagaaggccaagttcCTTCGTGAAGCTGAACGGGCGCAAAGGAAGATCAAGACCACCAAGAGAGCTCTCGAGGGGATTACTGCCCCAGAGGAGATCAGCGAGGTCACTCCATTGGCCCCCAATCTCGAAGGCGGCACTACCAGCTCCTTCCACATTGGCCGGGGCTCGCCGTCGAGACGCAAGTCCGGTCGCGGTGGACCGGTCACCCGGCCAAAGAAGTCGAAAGAGCAAAAGCAGGCCGAAAAGGACGCTGCAGAGGCTGCTTATGCCGCTATGGAGAATGACGAACCTCTGCCTATCGCACCTAAGGAGGACCCCCGAAAGGAGTCTCTCAAGAAGGAGGTTAAAGGTGGCCGCTCCAAGGAGCCCACACCAACGCCCTTGTCCGCCTACGAGACTAAAGGCTATAACCAGATTTATGAGCAGATCTGGCGTGACATTGCTCGGAAAGACATTCCCAAGGTCTACCGCATCAAGGCCTTGTCCCTCAGCACGCGTCAGGAGAATCTACGGAAGACAGCTCAGCTGGCTAGCAAGCAGTCCCGCAAGTGGCAGGAACGCACAAACAAGAGTATGAAGGATACTCAAGCCCGCGCCAAGCGCACCATGCGTGAGATGATGTCCTTTTGGAAGCGTAACGAACGAGAGGAGCGTGATCTTCGCCGTCTTGCggagaagcaagagattGAGTCTGCTAAGAAGGCGGAAGCTGAACGCGAAGCCAACCGTCAAAGGCGCAAGCTTaacttcctcatctcccAAACAGAACTGTATTCTCACTTCATTGGCCGAAAAATCAAGGGCGCAGAAGATGCTGCCGGGGACACAGCCGTGGAAACGACGGGTGAGACCGTCCAGCCCGGCAAGGGTCAGGGTCATACTATCGACATGCCCTCCAGTGTTGCTGATGCAGGCACTAAAGTTACGAACTTTGAGGATCTTGACTTTGATGCCGAAGACGAGACCGCCTTGCGGCAGGCCGCCATGGCTAACGCCCAGAATGCTGTTCAGGAAGCGCAGGATCGAGCACGCGCCTTCAACTCTAATCAGGACCAGATGGATGCCTTGGATGAGGGCGAACTAAACTTCCAAAACCCTACAAGTTTGGGAGATATCGAGATCTCGCAGCCCAACATGCTTACCGCTAAGCTCAAGGAGTACCAACTGAAGGGTCTGAACTGGCTGGTCAACTTGTACGAGCAAGGCATCAACGGTATCCTAGCCGACGAGATGGGTCTGGGAAAgaccatccaatccatctccGTCATGGCTTATCTCGCCGAGGTACACAACATCTGGGGTCCGTTTTTGGTTATTGCGCCCGCTTCAACCCTACACAACTGGCAGCAGGAAATCACCAAGTTTGTGCCGGATATCAAGGTGCTTCCCTACTGGGGTTCTGCCAAGGATCGTAAGATTCTCCGCAAGTTCTGGGACCGCAAGCATATCACCTACACCAAGGAATCGGAGTTCCACGTGCTGGTGACGTCGTATCAGCTCGTCGTGCTTGATGCTCAGTACTTCCAGAAGGTGAAATGGCAGTACATGATTCTGGACGAAGCTCAGGCCATCAAGTCCTCGCAGAGTTCACGATGGAAGAACTTGCTTGGATTCCACTGCCGTAACCGTCTCCTTCTTACCGGTACACCGATTCAGAACAATATGCAGGAGCTGTGGGCCCTTCTTCACTTTATCATGCCGACATTGTTTGATTCTCATGACGAGTTCAGCGAATGGTTCTCTAAGGATATTGAATCTCATGCTCAGAGTAACACGAAACTCAACGAGGATCAGCTGAGGCGTCTACACATGATCTTGAAACCTTTCATGCTGCGTCGTGTGAAGAAGCACGTCCAGCAGGAGCTTGGAGATAAGGTCGAAAAGGACATTTTCTGTGATCTTACCTATCGCCAGCGGGCCTATTATACCAATCTACGGAACCGCGTCAGCATCATGGATCTTATCGAAAAGGCTGCCGTCGGCGACGAGGCCGATAGTACGACCCTGATGAATTTGGTCATGCAGTTCCGTAAGGTCTGTAACCACCCTGACCTGTTCGAGCGTGCCGAAACAAAGTCTCCCTTCTCTACCGCCTACTTTGCCGAGACGGCGTCGTTTGTTCGGGAAGGCAGCAACGTCGATGTCAGGTACTCAACCCGCAATCTGATTGAATACCCCATGCCACGCCTTCTTTGCGGTGCAGGCGGCCGTGTCGACATTGCGGGCGCTGAGAATCCTCACGCCGGGTTCCGCGGACGATACCTGAATCACTTGATGAATATCTTCACCCCGGAGAATATGAAGCAAAGCATTCAGGACGACGGAGCGTTCTCTTTCCTGCGTTTTGTTGATACATCACTTGGTGAAGCGTACGAGCAATCGCACCTCGGAGTCTTCGAGCGAGCAGTCCGCCGCCGGGGTCAGGTTAACAGGTTATCCCGGCTTAACGTTGCCTATGATGACGACAAGGAGCTGGCAGAGTCCGCCCTTCCGCATACACTGTTCAACATCGTCGATCGCAATGATAAGCACGCCGTCAATGAAGTTGCCGCAGAGGGAATAATGCGGGACTTGATGACCGTCTCGCAATCTACGTACGAGCGGGAAGGCCTTAACGTCATTGAACCCTGCGTCAGTCCCGCCGCATCGGCACCTCCGATCTCTGTGGTTTCCTCGAGCCATGTCCCCTCGATCGAGGCAAAGGACACCCTCTTTAATGTCACCGTTCGACACGCACTGTATAGCCCGCCTTCAAGACAGGTTGATGAACAGATTATCGAAAAGAAGGTCGACCCTACCCCGTACTCGCTTGCCCCCATGCTTCCGGCACCGATTTCGGTCAAGGGCCGTTACACGCACATTGAAGTGCCATCCATGCGCCGGTTCGTCACCGATTCTGGTAAATTGGCTAAGCTGGATGAATTACTTCGAGAGCTCAAGGCAGGCGGTCACCGTGTACTGCTGTACTTCCAAATGACCCGCATGATCGACCTGATGGAGGAGTACTTGACTTACCGCAATTACAAGTACTGCCGCTTGGATGGAAGCACCAAATTGGAGGATCGCCGCGACACCGTGGCTGACTTCCAACAACGCCCTGAAATTTTCGTCTTCCTGCTGTCCACTCGTGCTGGTGGTCTGGGTATCAACTTGACTGCGGCCGATACCGTCATCTTTTACGATTCGGATTGGAACCCGACTATTGACTCTCAGGCCATGGACCGTGCCCACCGTCTTGGTCAGACACGGCAGGTTACGGTGTATCGACTGATTACCCGGGGTACCATCGAAGAGCGGATTCGTAAGCGTGCcctgcagaaggaagaggtcCAGCGGGTTGTCATCACAGGTGGCGCggctggaggagttgacTTCAACACGCGCAACCGGGAAAGCCGCACGAAAGACATTGCCATGTGGCTGGCCGACGATGAGCAAGCCGAGCTTATtgagcagaaggagaaggaggctcTGGACCGCGGCGAAGTGTTCGGTGCGGGCAAAGGCGGAAAGAAGGCAGctcagaagagaaagaaggacatTACGCTGGATGATATGTACCACGAAGGTATGCCTATCCCTACGCACTTTACGTATAGCTCCGAGATGAATTCTAACTTTCCTAGGCGAGGGTAACTTCGACGATGCCAGTGCCAAACCATCCGGGGCAGCAACCCCTGTGTCGACCGCAGAGAACGTGGGCACGCCCTCGTCCACCCCAGCACCCAAGCGTGGACGTGGACGCGGATCGGGCAAGGGAACGTCCAAGCGCGCCAAGACAACTAAGGAGCGACTGCGTCTCATCGACGGCGATGGAGGCCTGGGTCCCAGCTGATCCGATCAGACATTCGCACTTTCATTCTCTCGTTTTACCCATACGATTTGACGGAATGGCGGCGTTTGGATATCATTCCCTCTTGTCTTTCCTGTTTATGCCCGAGTTTCTAAAGGTTCTTCCATCCTTAccattttcctttttatttattttgcGATTCGAAcaccttttcttcatttcacTTCTTTCCTCGGCTTCGGGCTATGTTATCCGAGGTCATGTATTAACAAGGAGCATTTTGATACACGAGACATTAGGTTAGGGCGGCAGTGTGGTGATGAGCAGACTATTGCGGTAATGTATGAGACGGATGGACATGAGCTTAGTCATTATGAGGCATCCAAAAAGCAGCGGCGAGGAGGGAAACAGACGACGGATAGACGGATGGATGTGGTATGTTTGTATTGTTCTACATGTGATTGGATTTGGAACTAGGACACATTTTCACTTCATCTTATTTTCTGCAAGTTCCTTCTTTCGCTCGGGGTTTGATTATTGATGGCATGTGGTTCTGGGCCTTGAGGGGATGAGTAATCCCGGTGACTGCAGTAGTAGATCGGTCTTCTCCGCACTTTTTGCCCCCGTGCGCTGTAACGATCATCCCCAACACGTAatatgtagtagtattccCTGTACAGAGTACATTGCCCGATTCATCGGATGGCATACGCCAACGAGCATATCCGCATCCTAACATGCAGTGGATAATGCAGAAGACAATGCAGTAAGAGACAAATGTATACTTCAAGGAGTAACACCCCGATTACCTGTCCGATCCCAGGGTTTCACCAACTTCCCTGCCGAGCAAAGACCGGGTGGCCTGATGTGCGCCGTGAGTGGCCCGTTCGTCTTACTCAGCAAGCTGTCTCCCATGCCGGCCTGCCGAGCAGCCAATCAGCGGCGTCTCGATCGTCAGCCTCGGCGAGTCATACCTAAAATTACATTCATTACCGGTCATGGAATCCCGTAATCGGGAGGCCAGTAAtttttcccctcccaaaTCTTGAAAGTTCCAGATATCCtgtcttattcttcttccttttccccttcttctcctcttcactaccctcttcttcttctccccattcctccacatccactgCTCCCTGATCGTCAATTAGGGGCTATCTCATCCCTTCGGCTTGCACTCTCCATCTCGAATTGTCTGCCCGCTCATTCGAGTCTCCATGGAGTCGCTTCTCCAGCAGTCCCGGGCCATGTGCCCGTTCCTCAAGCGCACCTCCCCGACCACTTTGCGCTCACTGTCTACCGCGACCCGCCCCAGCATCAGCCCTGGCGGAGGCACCATGTCCAACCTCCAGGTCCTGGCTCGTCGCTGCCCCGTGATGAGCAAGGCACTGGCGGTGCAGAGTGCTCGCCTGGCTCACACCAAGCGGTTCACCTCTTATACTGCCGGTGTGGCGGGCCTGAACCCCAAGCAGTTCCGGCCCACTGTCGGCAAGAGAGCGTTGCATTCGACCGCTGGCAATGGCGCTGATGTGACCCCGAATGTCTACAAGGAGTCACAGAGAGGTTAGTatttttccatttttcctttcctacagcctcaacaccaacataTATGCTAACGGCATTGTCTTAGCTCACCCCGGTCTTTCCGGCGTCACCAAGCAGCAGTTCGAACCGTCCGCCGCTACCGTGCCCGGCCCTCGTCCCCATGCCCCCAACGCCACGCCCTTCAACTACAATGCCTTCTATCAGGGCGAGCTTGAGAAGAAACACAAGGACAAATCGTACCGCTacttcaacaacatcaatcGCCTGGCCAAGGAGTTCCCCCGTGCCCACACCGCTTCTCCTGAAGAGAGGGTGACCGTGTGGTGCTCCAACGACTACCTCGGTATGGGTCGTAACCCCGAGGTGCTGAAATCTATGCACCAGACCCTGGACAACTATGGAGCTGGTGCCGGAGGTACTCGCAACATCTCCGGTCACAACCAGCATGCCGTCGCTCTCGAAGGCACTTTGGCCAAGCTTCACAACAAAGAGGCTGCGCTGGTCTTCAGCTCCTGCTTTGTGGCCAACGATGCGACTCTGGCGACTCTGGGCAGTAAGATGCCCGACTGTGTCATTTTGTCCGACAGCCTCAACCACGCCTCCATGATCCAGGGTATCCGTCACTCTGGAGCCAAGAAGATGGTTTTCAAGCACAACGACCTGGTCGATCTGGAAACCAAACTAGCATCTCTTCCTTTGAACGTCCCCAAGATTATCGCTTTCGAATCCGTCTACAGTATGTGCGGTTCCATTGCCCCGATCGAACAGATCTGTGATCTGGCCGACAAGTACGGTGCCATCACCTTCCTTGACGAAGTTCATGCCGTGGGTATGTACGGACCTCACGGTGCGGGTGTGGCTGAGCACCTCGACTACGACATCTACGCTTCTCAGGATACGGCCAACCCTCGTGATACCAAGGGAACCGTCATGGACCGTatcgacatcatcaccggTACCCTCGGCAAGGCGTATGG of Aspergillus luchuensis IFO 4308 DNA, chromosome 7, nearly complete sequence contains these proteins:
- the ino80 gene encoding chromatin-remodeling ATPase INO80 (COG:L;~EggNog:ENOG410PFTZ;~InterPro:IPR027417,IPR000330,IPR038718,IPR001650, IPR020838,IPR014001,IPR031047;~PFAM:PF00176,PF00271,PF04851,PF13892;~go_component: GO:0005634 - nucleus [Evidence IEA];~go_component: GO:0031011 - Ino80 complex [Evidence IEA];~go_function: GO:0003677 - DNA binding [Evidence IEA];~go_function: GO:0005524 - ATP binding [Evidence IEA];~go_function: GO:0016887 - ATPase activity [Evidence IEA];~go_process: GO:0006281 - DNA repair [Evidence IEA];~go_process: GO:0006338 - chromatin remodeling [Evidence IEA];~go_process: GO:0006351 - transcription, DNA-templated [Evidence IEA]), which translates into the protein MSFASILSGPTEERAPPPRQSSAEATPTPLAPAATAQPSLSPPPVASAAPSQKSKDRAPPLTASLPRLEKKPTTEKRRRNPPESEQKTADSRASNVANGVSESSKTLAQPRGAGSRPVMSERETEALNKALADMAEADKSDVEAPGYDRFREEYRAKGKKRAFATEQAEILRRKRRRNDFLVKLSKSLEKQATAGMDRFRYANEASVVAEVQAKEIQDEKERKKDMQRKRRRENTVRMEMQKKKEAEAKAHEAQDSAEKAKFLREAERAQRKIKTTKRALEGITAPEEISEVTPLAPNLEGGTTSSFHIGRGSPSRRKSGRGGPVTRPKKSKEQKQAEKDAAEAAYAAMENDEPLPIAPKEDPRKESLKKEVKGGRSKEPTPTPLSAYETKGYNQIYEQIWRDIARKDIPKVYRIKALSLSTRQENLRKTAQLASKQSRKWQERTNKSMKDTQARAKRTMREMMSFWKRNEREERDLRRLAEKQEIESAKKAEAEREANRQRRKLNFLISQTELYSHFIGRKIKGAEDAAGDTAVETTGETVQPGKGQGHTIDMPSSVADAGTKVTNFEDLDFDAEDETALRQAAMANAQNAVQEAQDRARAFNSNQDQMDALDEGELNFQNPTSLGDIEISQPNMLTAKLKEYQLKGLNWLVNLYEQGINGILADEMGLGKTIQSISVMAYLAEVHNIWGPFLVIAPASTLHNWQQEITKFVPDIKVLPYWGSAKDRKILRKFWDRKHITYTKESEFHVLVTSYQLVVLDAQYFQKVKWQYMILDEAQAIKSSQSSRWKNLLGFHCRNRLLLTGTPIQNNMQELWALLHFIMPTLFDSHDEFSEWFSKDIESHAQSNTKLNEDQLRRLHMILKPFMLRRVKKHVQQELGDKVEKDIFCDLTYRQRAYYTNLRNRVSIMDLIEKAAVGDEADSTTLMNLVMQFRKVCNHPDLFERAETKSPFSTAYFAETASFVREGSNVDVRYSTRNLIEYPMPRLLCGAGGRVDIAGAENPHAGFRGRYLNHLMNIFTPENMKQSIQDDGAFSFLRFVDTSLGEAYEQSHLGVFERAVRRRGQVNRLSRLNVAYDDDKELAESALPHTLFNIVDRNDKHAVNEVAAEGIMRDLMTVSQSTYEREGLNVIEPCVSPAASAPPISVVSSSHVPSIEAKDTLFNVTVRHALYSPPSRQVDEQIIEKKVDPTPYSLAPMLPAPISVKGRYTHIEVPSMRRFVTDSGKLAKLDELLRELKAGGHRVLLYFQMTRMIDLMEEYLTYRNYKYCRLDGSTKLEDRRDTVADFQQRPEIFVFLLSTRAGGLGINLTAADTVIFYDSDWNPTIDSQAMDRAHRLGQTRQVTVYRLITRGTIEERIRKRALQKEEVQRVVITGGAAGGVDFNTRNRESRTKDIAMWLADDEQAELIEQKEKEALDRGEVFGAGKGGKKAAQKRKKDITLDDMYHEGEGNFDDASAKPSGAATPVSTAENVGTPSSTPAPKRGRGRGSGKGTSKRAKTTKERLRLIDGDGGLGPS
- the hemA gene encoding 5-aminolevulinic acid synthase HemA (BUSCO:EOG09261NLR;~COG:H;~EggNog:ENOG410PHKA;~InterPro:IPR001917,IPR004839,IPR015424,IPR010961, IPR015421,IPR015422;~PFAM:PF00155;~go_function: GO:0003824 - catalytic activity [Evidence IEA];~go_function: GO:0003870 - 5-aminolevulinate synthase activity [Evidence IEA];~go_function: GO:0016740 - transferase activity [Evidence IEA];~go_function: GO:0030170 - pyridoxal phosphate binding [Evidence IEA];~go_process: GO:0009058 - biosynthetic process [Evidence IEA];~go_process: GO:0033014 - tetrapyrrole biosynthetic process [Evidence IEA]), whose translation is MESLLQQSRAMCPFLKRTSPTTLRSLSTATRPSISPGGGTMSNLQVLARRCPVMSKALAVQSARLAHTKRFTSYTAGVAGLNPKQFRPTVGKRALHSTAGNGADVTPNVYKESQRAHPGLSGVTKQQFEPSAATVPGPRPHAPNATPFNYNAFYQGELEKKHKDKSYRYFNNINRLAKEFPRAHTASPEERVTVWCSNDYLGMGRNPEVLKSMHQTLDNYGAGAGGTRNISGHNQHAVALEGTLAKLHNKEAALVFSSCFVANDATLATLGSKMPDCVILSDSLNHASMIQGIRHSGAKKMVFKHNDLVDLETKLASLPLNVPKIIAFESVYSMCGSIAPIEQICDLADKYGAITFLDEVHAVGMYGPHGAGVAEHLDYDIYASQDTANPRDTKGTVMDRIDIITGTLGKAYGCVGGYIAGSAAMVDTIRSLAPGFIFTTSLPPATMAGADTAIKYQAQHQRDRVLQQLHTRAVKESLKELDIPVIPNPSHIIPLLVGDAEVAKQASDKLLEEHGIYVQAINYPTVPRGEERLRITPTPGHVKEHRDHLVQALQTVWNDLGIKRASDWEAQGGFVGVGVEGAEAANQPIWEDAQLGLQPSETVEAAVTREFQTAAAEALSQAASRMQTATPVRPAAATAASIPVGVAAA